ATATGGATGGGACCTCTGTTCTAGCAAGGCACTATACATTCATCTGCCCCACTACTGTATGGTACTGAGACTATGTCCAGATTTCCATATACAGCTGTGAGCAGTCAATACCAATAAAGTGCCAGCAAACTGAAGTGGTAATAAAATGATTAAGAGGATCAAAAGATTGGCttttgaggaaagattaaagaatATACATAGCTTGGCTAGATAATAACTAAGGGAGTCAGGATAACCAACAGTCCTGGAGAAAATCTTTCCTTGACAGAGGGACCTTACTAGCCATTTCCATGATTTTGTGCCAATGATTAATGGCAGTGTCACTATGATTGTGGTTACTAAAATAAATGATAGATAGATAGTATCAATTtctaatgagatttttaaaaactctatTATTTCTTAGGTAAAATGGATGAGCACCTGTGGTTTCTGCTCTACGATCGAGACTGTTTAAACCACAGAGGGATATGTCAGTATAGGAGCAATTATTGTTCTGGTTCATATGCTAAGTATAGATGCGGGGGACCTCGAACGCGCCACTGTTGTTTGCTACGTAAGTGCAATGACTGAGGTTAATAAAATAAGATTTGAAAAGGATTTTTAGTAACGtcacaaaaaagaacaaaatattcaCTCTGTTTTATAAGGAAAGGTGATTCACCCAATCTTATTTATTAATGGTTTGAAATACTTTGTGGTCTGTGTATTTGGACTGTCAAAAGGATCAGCCTTCGCAACATATGAATTCCTGGCACTAAATCATGCCTTGAGAGTAGAAATGGCCAAAAAATTTCCTTCAAAaccttttttggggaaaaaaattgcctttttatttAGCACTCAATGCTTTCATAACCTATTGCcccttttcttaaaatatccagTTTTTCATAAATTTGGAAATTATCTCTCAACATTCCAGGTTTCTTggctttttccccttttcttcccttcttttttcCTTGTTGACACTAAGTATAGAAgaatgtttcatgttctctgtgtatataaaatctccccactgtattttccactacatgcatccgatgaagtgagcggcagctcacgaaagcttatgctcaaataaatttgttcgtctctaaggtgccacaagtactccttttctttttgcagatacagactaacacggctgctactctgaaacaaaccaACACTATTTCTTTCCATTGTTCTATTTAATTTCATTCTAACCCCCTCCAATTTTATGAGGACAAGGATTTGTGTTTGAGTCCCCTGTATCTAAACCTCCTCTTGTGGTTTTGTCACCAAGGTTGGATAGGCAATTGCTTTTCAGAAGGAAGTTTGATACTATGAAAGGAAAGAGAGGGGGAATGAAAGGAAGAGGGTCAAGAGTACATCCACAAGGTCTGAACATCTCATAATAAAATTATATGTAacctattttttcatttttattttacagctCAGCCATCTGGGAAGTAATGACTCCCTAAAGACATACACCTGGCAGAGCAAGAGCCAAGACTATAAACTTAACTCTCAGCCTCTGGATACCAGCAATAGATcacattccccccttccccaaaataactacTGTTTGCCTTATTCATGCTTCAGCATTCTCCATTTCTTGAATTTCATGTAATTTGGTTTCACTACATTATTAGAGGGTTTCCTGTTTTTACATTCAGCCATGCTCCAGACTGTAACCCTGTGGCTTTTCCTGATGTTAACTCTGAAGGTGTATCATATCTAGGATGTATAATGAAATAGACTTATGTAACTGAGCAGGAAGTGTCCCATTTTCTGGTGAGACAAGGAAGAACATTTCCTGGAACACTAATAAGGTTCTATTTGCCCACAACTTTTCCAAAATAAGGTTGATTATTCAGTGGTCACCTTGTGAAGTACATAATTGTCCAACTAGCGGATTTCCTTCCCAAAACTGAGGTGTGTGTTTGTCTTCAGGCCTGCCTAAGTAGCTTTACAGATTACCTGGGATTTCCTTCCCACCTTCCACCCAATTATCTTTCTGAAATCAGGAATTTAGCTACAGACTGATGAGGAATGCAGAAAAAGATATCTGCAATTTGTCCGTGAATTCTccccttttctatttttaaacccATTGTTGTTAAAAATACCCCACACAAGCTAATTGCACTGCAGTCTCCAAAACCACATAATTACTTTTGCCAAAGGGTTAGGTGTTTCCACAATATTTATTATCTGCCCTGCCGGGACGCCCCCAAGAGAAGGTTCTGTTCCAGCTGGTATTTGGCTTTACGGATTAAGTTCTCAACCAAGAGAACGGATTCCTCTTAAATTTCTCCAGTAATGTTTGATTGGCTGGGAACTTAGACACAACCTCTTTTGGAATGCATAAATAGAAAGCAAAGTATTTTAGACCCTTCACTTGAAACCACAACTCTGGTGACACAGACGAAGATGCTCATAGTCAGAGCAATCATTGTAGCTACCTTGATTTCATCTGGTAAgtcaaaataattttgtaataTTGCTGATTTTAAACTAGCATTTtttgctaccaaaaaaaaaaaaaaacacctcttaaGGAAATAGGAGTAGATCTGGTCTTAACTGCCacttgtgcttttgaaaaatcaaaattacaTCTTAATTTTGTATAAATACTTTAATAGCAAAATCCATAAAAGTTACCGATAAAGGTTACAGTCAAATATTGATAGTATTAATCTATGTCCATTGCATAAGAGAGACTATAGACAGGTAACAGTATATTAACTCCATCAGCAATTCGGGGCTTCTCCCAAAAACCTCGAAATGGTTTTAAATAATGACAAAGATCAAAAGGTTTAGACCATTTTAGACTGTTTCTCTATCTGTGATCCTGCAATCAAAGGACCAGCACCATGGAGGAAGAAATGTTCTCTGTTTTTAAGTGAATTGCTGTCATTCAATGTAAGCTTGTTGGATGTgattatatttacatatttttcagTTACTACTATATAAAGGGCCTTTCCTCCAAGTGATCAAGTCCTGTTGAAGGAAAcaggtttgagagagagagacactttttATCCCAACATTTGCTCTATATTCATTGTGAAGGCCTTTATGGAACCACTACTATCTAAAAACATATTTCTCACATCCCTTCTTCACTAGTGATTTGGTATGTGTATCCACTTCTGTATAGCCGTTGGATAGAATTGTTTATGCAGGACAACACCACAACTGTCTTTTTGCAATTGCTCTAAACATCTCTAAAAGCTGAAGCAATAAGCAGTTACATGCATACAATAATACACTCCATAAGCACTTGATCAGAATACTCACAAATGGATCAGTCTCGGGATAACCCTTGCAACCTGGCTTGATTCAGCATGAAGGATCTGAGAAATACCCTTAGCAAGTCTGGTTCTTTTATACAATGCAGCAAACAACTGATGTCATATTGACTCAAGTGATGTCATAATAACCAGGTTTTGGCCTGTTGGAGTCATTACTAGTTCATTAGGCACAATCCTCCTTTACTGTTAGAACCATCCTGGATAACTGGGGCCTTTTCCAAGGTCTTTTCCTCCTATGTTATCAGTTACCTTTTAGGTCCATTCCCCCGCACCATCCCACCCCCAATTAAACCACATTTCAAGCCCAGTATTTCCAATCAAGCAGACCATTTTTCAAAGCCTTCCCACAACTGCTAACAGCAAAGCATGTGTTTTCTTTAACCAAGCTAATTGAACCGCTTGTATATCTATATTATCCGACAGCAGCTATACCTACAGTATCTCTCTGTGCAATCACTGTATCAGGAAACAAAAAATTCTCTTGGGAGTTCAACTGGATTCTCTGAATAATTGTAGAGGATTTAAGAATACTATTAAACTACTGTGTGAAACCATAGAGCTATACTCTCCTGTGTGTAGAGAAAGGCATGTTATTCTTTCCCATACATCAGCTATGTGATTACCAGGTGAACTCGTTATGGAGGTGGCTTACATGATTAATGTCTTGTGGTGCGTATCAGATATTATTAGCTTTTCCCTCTACTGCAGATAGTAATAGCATGGTTGAAGAGGCATCATCCGAGAATATTTCTGTAGGTTTGTTTCTATATTAAATTGCCAAGGGATGGATTCTGCTACCTATACTCACATTGACAAATACATTATTCTACAAAGGGTCCTcaagtggggcagctgccccactcccacaGAACAGGGGtgaaaagcagccctggagagggctgcagctgggaaatgGAGTGAGAACCGCTGGGGGAagctgtggggaagcagccacagctgtggacAGCTCATTttgggcccagctggcccttataagagggcagtgggccagaagctgaGGAGTCCCATTCTAGCCTTGGAGTGGGAAAGGTGAGCTGCCTGGGAACAGGGTGCCTGAGCAGAGCAgctctggggaagggcaaagggagctggggagctccagcctgataaacccacaggctgcaggccttggtgaaagCCTACAGAAGCACttgggctgcagaggggcagcctgaggataggcaaagacagcaggtcctaccccctggcctgtgatgagtggccattgcactgcagtctgccccagtgaatgggggctagctgatgactggcagtagccactgaggcaaggtgggtttagagggttgggggttcctctgggaggggaaacccagagtgggggtcctgctggggcagaaccccaggggaaaaggcaccggggtccaggagggacacggggccagttGCAGGGGAGACACTGGCATGCAGAGGGCACTCCAGTGCTggtgaagagctaattccctggacgaccagcaggaggcaccgaaCCGGTGAGTCTCGCCCCGCTACAGGtccataaaaataaatgcagcatATCTAGAATAAAgtattgttatgagctgggtggaACCTTGTTGGGCATAAATCTGCCACCTAGGATAAAAAGAGTATGCGAAACTGCCGGGGAGCTTTTGGCTGAGTACTGGTTTGGGCTGGTGTGTGGTATGGAGCAAAACTGGGAATATGAGAGAGAGCGAGCCTAAAGGAGTGCAGAAAGTGCAGTGGCTGACCCTTGCAAAAAAATTGGAGAAAGGTTTCTTGGGTCAGGGAGCTGGCTGAAAAGGGTGCTCTTGCTGTTTTCGGCTATTCGATTCTTAGCCTAAGTTATTATTCATTATTCCTACTGCAGTATCACCTACGCGCTCCAGTCATTGGCCAGGTGGTGTACAAACGCACTCACAAAAAAGAGAGCctgtgctccaaagagtttacaatctaagtcaaGCATGGGAATCCTTTCAGAGTTCTGCAAGAAAAACTTGGGTTGGATCAATTATTCCTGTGTCAAAAATATCAAGATCTTCTCTCCTGTACTGTGTATTCtatttaaaagaagaaagaacaccACTCTGTTCACACTAACTGAAAGAAATAAAGAGCCATTCATCTGTTGACGCTCACACAACCAATGTATATTCGAAAGTGACACATGATAACGCATATTACTAAAGAAAGTTCAGTGTCCTCCTATTTTAAATCTATTAGTTGCATACCAAACATTTAATATGCAACATTATGTTTTGTATAAGGCAAAAAAAGCTTCAATTTTGTATATTCCATTTCTTCTTAAGTTGCTGCAGGACCCTGGGGACAGATATGTGCCGGGAATCCTATGAACAAAGCAAGGGGCTGTGATGCATATGGCTGTGGATATTATACAGCTCCAAGGTAGTATACCGAGAGCACTTTTTCTGTGTGTGGAAcgagtggtttgtttgtttgttgttgttgctaaaaTAATGAGATGTTCACCAAGAACCAAAACTTCCGAGTTTAACCATCATTTAAAGCACTCAGGGCTTCTGAAGTCTGTCAGAATGACACCACTGAAGAGCAGTTCACTAAAGAAGAACCAGGACAACAATCCTTCCAGCGTGCATTAATCCCTCACCTGACAAAATCACTCTGAGAATAGGGAGAGAGTCGTCTCCATGACCCATTCAGTCCTGGGCCCTCATGGATGGGTCCTTAATTACTTTAATGTTATTTCTAAGGATTTTTGTGATGGGGACAGGACATTtgcccactaggaactggactcaGACCACCAGATTTCACATGCAGCTCTCTGAGGCTGTTCAGTTTGTTGTTCTAGACACAGGCGGGACAGAACTAGTTTAGAAATGACATTGAAATGGTCTCACTGCCACACACTTGAGTGACCCCAGTTCCGAACTAATAGGTCAGGTGCTCAACCTgtgtaagtcagcatagcagCAGTGAAGTCATTGCAgttctgctgatttacactagtggaaGGTCCAGTGTTCTTTTGAGCCTTGTAAATGAGTGAACAGTCTGCAGCACCATCAAACTAACTGGAGATATTAAGAGTAGATGGAAATGTTTTGAACAGTTCTATCAAATTTACtaatttgctgttttttttaaactcaatgattaaaggctttttttcccctcagatctTCTTgagaaattttccttttcttcaaggAATTTTTCTGGGTTTTCACAAATATCAAAGACCTCAAAATGTGaaggttttttttcattttaaacaaaggaaatactgatattgggggtggggaggttgtgttactttttgtttttttgaaaccCTGGTATACCCCCAAAACACTAAAAAAGTGTAAAGGTGACGATTTTATTTTGTTCAAtaagttttatggaaaatataatatatttttgacTTGCTCTGGTAACAGTTGAGAGAGATTTGCAATTCTTATAACTGGACTGAACCCTCAAACGCTTCTATTTCCATTGCAGAAATACAAAAATTTGAAACACACCGAAGCTAACAATGGTGGCCATATCCCCTTGTGTTGCTTTAAATAATCTACCTGGTGTATCTCGTCTGAGGCTTTAGGGCTAATGAACATGTAAGTCAGCATTGTCTCATTACTTACACATTTGCAGAAAGGACGGTCGAAGAAAGCACCTTGGGGTGGATGTTATATGCAGAGATGGCTCAACAGTGTATGCTCCTTTCAGTGGCATGATTGAAAGACGAATTAACCCCCATGGAGGGAGTAGCGTCATTGATAATGGTGTCCAACTTCGTGGATCAGGTAACTGAGCTACCATAcactaatatttaaatatttaataaagattTGTCATTAAACAAGATTACCTTCTGTTCTTAACCAATTGGAGAGCTATGGTAGAAGCACAATCTAAATAAATTTAGACGGTAAGCAAATCATAACTGTGTAAAGTAGGCCAATGTCAACGTTTCACTCAAAACTATCTGGTCCTATATTTGAATACAGGTACAACTCTAACTCAAACACAAGGCAGGCCAAATTCTCCAACAAAAGGACCAGCAACACACTTCTTTTCCCCTCTAGCTCTCCACCCACTTAGACAAAGGAACAAAAATGGGGACCTaaagtgaaggaaaaaaagatgaaaataaaaagaaggaGCTTGAAATACATGGTAGTTTGGTTCCGTAAGAAAAAAATTCCTCCCCTGACCTCCCAAAGACACCAGTCTAATAACACCAACTTCATGAATACTGTTAGCTGGACTGCACTGGTGCTCCCAGCAGTGCTAACTAACACCAATGGCAGTACAAGATTGGAAGATAATCAGAAAATTGTCAGAGTAAAATCAGCCAAGGAGATCAGATGATGATCAAAGTTTGATGTTTCCTTTATCCTTCCTaaatcttttttcccctgctcctcctcctctcaagGTTTCTGTGTCCAGATGTTCTATATCAGGCCTGTTAAATACAGAGGTCGGATCAACAAGGGGCAGACAATTGGAGAAATGATGCCAATGCAGAGAGTATATCCTGGTATAACATCTCATGTTCATGTCCAGAAATGTAACCGCTTTAATGTCACTCGCTACTTATAAATGGAAATGTATATTAAACGGAAATGTACAAAATCCCAAATAAAATTATCTGagcaaacaaaagcaagtttCTTCCGCCCCCTACTCAGATAGGGTAAATTGAAAAAGGTAGCCCATGGGAAAAGACACTTTAtacatacagaaaaataaaaatgtatattactCCCAGggaaattctgcgccactgcatgcccacagaattcatgtcccccacagatttctttgcttccccatagaaaaatgactttctgacaggaaagcaaagggaagccgcaagagcaATCACAGGCGTCTCCCCAGTGAAGCCatgtgaagaggtaaatcactgtgggggtggggatgccctggccagtggctcctaccctgcgctgggctcagctgctagatTTGGCTGGGccgcagggggagggaggatgatgggatttcctctttccctgcatgaAACCgccagggccaggggctgggccTAAACTAAAATATGACTTAATTAGCTTCACAGAGACTTAGAGGGATAAATTTTGTGACTCAAATATTGGAATAGAGCAGGATAGCTTTTTTAAGAAAGACAGGCAGGGAATAAAGAAGGACGGATTGCATTATACAGCAAGAATACGTATACTTGttttgaggtccagaaggaggtgaggcAGACTAGTTGAAAacctctgggtaaagataaaacgCAGATGTTAGAGGTGACATTATGGTAAGGGTCTAcatcaaatcaggaagaggaggtggatgaaacatttctaaaaacaaacaacagaaatatcaaAAACAAATGACCTGGTAGTTATAGGGAACTTTAATTACTGAGGCATCTTTTGGAAAAGTAATAAGGCAAAACATAAAATTTCCAATAATTTCTTGGAATACATTGGGGAACACtttctgtttcagaaagtggaggaagtaagcgaggagacagccattttagacttgattctgcctaacagaactgccgcttagccagtcagttcccagcctgtagcaatgcatggaattcttctgtcgtaagtgcaggactctgcacttgtccttgttgaaccatcagatttcttctgccccaacctcctgccccaacctcatcagatttcttctgccccaatcctccaatttctctaggtcactgtggccctagccctaccctccagcgtatctacctttctccccagcttagtgtcatccacaaacttgctgagggtgcaatccatcccattattcagatcattaatgaagatgttcaacaaaaccggccccaggaccgaccccaggggcactccgcttgatactggctgcaaaCTGGACATTGAACTGTTGATCACAACCCGTTGAGTCCAACGATcttgccagctttctatccaccttatagtccattcatccagcccatacttctttaacttgctggcaagaacactgtgggagaccgtgccaaaagctttgctaaagtcaaggaataacatgtccaccgctttcccctcatctacagagccagttatcttgtcatagaaggcaattagattagtcaggcatgacttgcccttggtgaatccatgctgactgttcctgatcactttcctctcctctaagtgcttcagaattgattccttgaggacctgctccatgatttttccagggactgaggtgaggctgactggcctgtagttccctggatcctccttcttcccttttttaaagatgggcactacattagcctttctccagtcgtccaggacctccgcccatcgccatgagttttcaaagataattgccaatggctctgcaatcacatccaccaactcctttagcactctcggatgcagcgcatccagccccacaGACCTGTgctagtccagcttttctaaatagtcccgaaccacttctttctccacagagggctggtcacctcctccccatgctgtgctgcccagtgcagtagtctggaagctgaccttcttcatgaagacagaggcaaaaaaagcattgagtacattagctttgtccacatcctctgtcactaggttgcctctctcattcagtaaggggcccacactttttttgactttcttcttgttgctaacacacctgaagaaacccttcttgttactcttaacatctcttgctagctgcaactccaagtgtgatttggccttcctgatttcacttctgcacgcctgagcaatatttttatacttttccctggtcatttgtccaatcttccacttcttggaagcttcttttttgtgtttaagatcaggaaggatttcactggtaagccaagctggttgcctgccatatttactattctttctacacatcgggatggtttgttcctgcgccctcaacaaggcttctttaaaatacagccaactctctggactcctttccccctcatattagcctcctaggggatcctgcccatcagttccctgagggagtcaaagtctgcttttctgaagtccagggtccataacCTGATCTGGAGTGCACTGAAGTCCAAGAATAGGCTTCAGGAGGCTTTAGATGAGGGCTGCATGGAAGTAGGGGCTTGGAGCTGCTCGCTTCTTTCCTAGCAATAGTGGAACACTTGCAAACTGCAAATCCCCAGTTGTTATTCAGTATTTATATTACAAAAGCACCCAGGACTCCCACTCATAGGCCAGAGCTGCATTCTCTCT
The nucleotide sequence above comes from Chelonia mydas isolate rCheMyd1 chromosome 8, rCheMyd1.pri.v2, whole genome shotgun sequence. Encoded proteins:
- the LOC114018871 gene encoding myeloid protein 1-like, encoding MLIVRAIIVATLISSVAAGPWGQICAGNPMNKARGCDAYGCGYYTAPRKDGRRKHLGVDVICRDGSTVYAPFSGMIERRINPHGGSSLIDNGVQLRGSGFCVQMFYIRPVKYRGRINKGQTIGEMMPMQRVYPGITSHVHVQKCNRFNVTLLNHGRGPEPWKRKHSLFLSELLSFNGSSGRGNPEWGSCWGRTPGEKAPGSRRDTGPVAGETLACRGHSSAGEELIPWTTSRRHRTVAAGPWGQICAGNPMNKARGCDAYGCGYYTAPRKDGRRKHLGVDVICRDGSTVYAPFSGMIERRINPHGGSSVIDNGVQLRGSGFCVQMFYIRPVKYRGRINKGQTIGEMMPMQRVYPGITSHVHVQKCNRFNVTRYL